The following proteins come from a genomic window of Alosa sapidissima isolate fAloSap1 chromosome 22, fAloSap1.pri, whole genome shotgun sequence:
- the klhdc10 gene encoding kelch domain-containing protein 10 isoform X1 codes for MSAEEGAHSPDQLNKFVKLSGRPSLRVAGSKKRVRWLQARRILTQPCPSLRIPNRFLREGHRAPPARSGHRCVADQSNLYVFGGYNPDYDESGGSENDDYPLFRELWRYHFATGTWQQIHTEGYMPTELASMSAVLHGNNLLVFGGTGIPFGENNGNDVHVCNVKYKRWSLLNCRGKKPNRIYGQAMVIINGFLYVFGGTTGYIYSTDLHRLDLTTREWIHLKPNNPPDDLPEERYRHEIAHDGQRIYILGGGTSWTSYPLDKIHAYNLETNSWEEIVTKPHERIGYPAPRRCHSCVQIKSDVFICGGYNGETIQDDLWKISLRTFQWTKLPAMMPEPVYFHCAAVTPAGCMYIHGGVVNIYENRRTGSLFKIWLVVPSLLELCWERLLKAFPHLPHLSTMQLLNLGLTQELIERLK; via the exons GCTCTAAGAAGAGAGTCCGCTGGCTTCAGGCTCGACGCATCCTCACCCAACCTTGCCCCAGCCTGCGGATCCCTAACAGGTTTTTGAGAGAAG GCCACCGTGCCCCTCCCGCCCGAAGTGGCCACCGCTGCGTGGCAGACCAGAGCAACCTGTACGTCTTCGGTGGCTACAACCCGGACTACGACGAGTCGGGCGGTTCGGAGAACGATGACTACCCGCTTTTCCGCGAGCTGTGGAGGTACCACTTCGCCACGGGCACCTGGCAGCAGATCCACACCGAGGGCTACATGCCCACTGAGCTGGCCTCCATGTCTG CCGTTTTGCACGGAAACAACCTGCTGGTGTTCGGCGGCACAGGCATTCCATTTGGTGAAAACAATGGAAACGATGTTCACGTCTGCAACGTGAAGTACAAACGATGGTCGCTGCTAAACTGTAGGGGGAAGAAACCAAACCGAATCTATGGACAG GCGATGGTCATCATAAACGGCTTCCTGTACGTGTTTGGGGGAACAACGGGCTACATCTACAGCACAGACCTCCACCGGCTGGACCTGACGACCCGCGAGTGGATCCACCTCAAGCCCAACAACCCCCCTGACGATCTCCCTGAGGAGAG aTACAGGCATGAAATAGCACATGACGGACAAAGGATATACATCCTTGGAGGTGGAACCTCCTGGACTTCTTACCCTTTAGACAAA ATACATGCATACAACTTGGAGACCAACTCCTGGGAAGAAATAGTTACGAAACCTCACGAAAGAATAG GGTACCCTGCTCCAAGGAGGTGTCACAGCTGTGTACAGATTAAGAGTG atgtgttcatatgtgggGGTTACAATGGCGAGACAATCCAGGACGACCTGTGGAAGATCAGCCTGCGGACATTCCAGTGGACCAAGCTCCCCGCCATGATGCCAGAGCCAGTGTATTTCCACTGTGCTGCAGTCACGCCG GCGGGTTGTATGTACATCCACGGTGGTGTGGTCAACATCTACGAGAACAGGCGAACCGGCTCGCTCTTCAAGATCTGGCTGGTGGTGCCCAGCCTGCTGGAGCTGTGCTGGGAGCGGCTGCTCAAGGCCTTCCCCCACCTGCCACACCTGTCCACCATGCAGCTGCTCAACCTGGGCCTCACGCAAGAACTGATCGAGCGGCTGAAATGA
- the klhdc10 gene encoding kelch domain-containing protein 10 isoform X2 encodes MSAEEGAHSPDQLNKFVKLSGRPSLRVAGHRAPPARSGHRCVADQSNLYVFGGYNPDYDESGGSENDDYPLFRELWRYHFATGTWQQIHTEGYMPTELASMSAVLHGNNLLVFGGTGIPFGENNGNDVHVCNVKYKRWSLLNCRGKKPNRIYGQAMVIINGFLYVFGGTTGYIYSTDLHRLDLTTREWIHLKPNNPPDDLPEERYRHEIAHDGQRIYILGGGTSWTSYPLDKIHAYNLETNSWEEIVTKPHERIGYPAPRRCHSCVQIKSDVFICGGYNGETIQDDLWKISLRTFQWTKLPAMMPEPVYFHCAAVTPAGCMYIHGGVVNIYENRRTGSLFKIWLVVPSLLELCWERLLKAFPHLPHLSTMQLLNLGLTQELIERLK; translated from the exons GCCACCGTGCCCCTCCCGCCCGAAGTGGCCACCGCTGCGTGGCAGACCAGAGCAACCTGTACGTCTTCGGTGGCTACAACCCGGACTACGACGAGTCGGGCGGTTCGGAGAACGATGACTACCCGCTTTTCCGCGAGCTGTGGAGGTACCACTTCGCCACGGGCACCTGGCAGCAGATCCACACCGAGGGCTACATGCCCACTGAGCTGGCCTCCATGTCTG CCGTTTTGCACGGAAACAACCTGCTGGTGTTCGGCGGCACAGGCATTCCATTTGGTGAAAACAATGGAAACGATGTTCACGTCTGCAACGTGAAGTACAAACGATGGTCGCTGCTAAACTGTAGGGGGAAGAAACCAAACCGAATCTATGGACAG GCGATGGTCATCATAAACGGCTTCCTGTACGTGTTTGGGGGAACAACGGGCTACATCTACAGCACAGACCTCCACCGGCTGGACCTGACGACCCGCGAGTGGATCCACCTCAAGCCCAACAACCCCCCTGACGATCTCCCTGAGGAGAG aTACAGGCATGAAATAGCACATGACGGACAAAGGATATACATCCTTGGAGGTGGAACCTCCTGGACTTCTTACCCTTTAGACAAA ATACATGCATACAACTTGGAGACCAACTCCTGGGAAGAAATAGTTACGAAACCTCACGAAAGAATAG GGTACCCTGCTCCAAGGAGGTGTCACAGCTGTGTACAGATTAAGAGTG atgtgttcatatgtgggGGTTACAATGGCGAGACAATCCAGGACGACCTGTGGAAGATCAGCCTGCGGACATTCCAGTGGACCAAGCTCCCCGCCATGATGCCAGAGCCAGTGTATTTCCACTGTGCTGCAGTCACGCCG GCGGGTTGTATGTACATCCACGGTGGTGTGGTCAACATCTACGAGAACAGGCGAACCGGCTCGCTCTTCAAGATCTGGCTGGTGGTGCCCAGCCTGCTGGAGCTGTGCTGGGAGCGGCTGCTCAAGGCCTTCCCCCACCTGCCACACCTGTCCACCATGCAGCTGCTCAACCTGGGCCTCACGCAAGAACTGATCGAGCGGCTGAAATGA